One Sulfurospirillum tamanense DNA window includes the following coding sequences:
- a CDS encoding ribose-phosphate pyrophosphokinase codes for MRGYKVFSGTANPEFAKKVAKYLSLPLSEAEIKRFSDGEISIQISESVRGKDVFIIQPTCAPANVNLMELLILTDALRRSSADSITAVIPYFGYARQDRKAAPRVPITAKLVANMIQTAGIDRVVTIDLHAGQIQGFFDIPVDNLYGNIIFNDYVKNKNLKNPIIASPDIGGVARARSFAKKLGVDMVIVDKRREKANESEVMNIIGDVEGKDVILVDDMIDTAGTIVKAAEVLKAKGATSVMACCTHPVLSGPAYERIEKGELDELVVSDTIPLSRECSKIKVLSVAHVFGEVIRRVYHNESVNGLFL; via the coding sequence ATGCGAGGCTATAAAGTCTTTTCAGGGACGGCCAACCCTGAATTTGCAAAAAAAGTTGCCAAATACCTCTCGTTGCCCCTTTCGGAGGCAGAAATCAAACGCTTTAGTGACGGTGAAATTAGCATCCAGATTAGCGAAAGTGTACGCGGAAAAGATGTGTTTATCATTCAGCCTACCTGTGCACCTGCTAATGTTAACTTAATGGAATTGCTCATTCTTACAGACGCCCTTCGTCGCAGTTCTGCCGATTCGATTACGGCAGTCATTCCCTACTTTGGGTATGCCAGACAAGACCGCAAAGCCGCACCCAGAGTGCCTATTACGGCCAAATTGGTTGCCAATATGATTCAAACGGCGGGCATTGACCGCGTGGTGACCATCGACTTGCATGCGGGCCAGATTCAAGGGTTTTTTGACATTCCTGTAGACAACCTCTACGGCAACATTATTTTCAACGACTACGTCAAAAACAAAAACCTCAAAAATCCTATCATCGCAAGCCCTGACATCGGTGGCGTTGCAAGGGCACGAAGCTTTGCTAAAAAACTTGGTGTGGACATGGTTATCGTCGACAAACGCCGTGAAAAAGCCAACGAATCTGAGGTGATGAATATCATCGGTGATGTGGAAGGCAAAGACGTTATCTTAGTAGATGACATGATTGACACCGCGGGTACCATCGTCAAAGCCGCCGAAGTACTCAAAGCCAAAGGCGCCACAAGCGTGATGGCATGCTGTACTCACCCTGTACTCTCCGGCCCTGCTTATGAGCGCATTGAAAAAGGCGAATTGGACGAATTGGTGGTAAGTGATACCATCCCTCTTTCACGAGAATGTTCTAAAATCAAAGTCCTTTCTGTTGCCCATGTCTTTGGCGAAGTGATTCGTCGGGTTTACCATAACGAAAGTGTCAATGGACTCTTTTTATAA
- a CDS encoding NUDIX domain-containing protein: protein MESVKQRIPFGQRNPQKSHAVFLAIYSRHISPWKYFNDDLHVKECSGVIMIDRWDGRTGFPGGTADEKETLLEALEREIKEEIGIQIRPNKIHGIASHEWKIGTHFFGMEVNEMELMHIFYHILNNFARSTLLHAYQEGDRSRFLSETTGIKLVPIVSHKGKGVDHFLTNAFAGSADLDFRIFLEEILEFHIA, encoded by the coding sequence ATGGAAAGTGTAAAGCAGCGCATTCCCTTTGGACAACGCAATCCTCAAAAATCCCATGCGGTGTTTTTGGCCATTTATTCGCGGCATATTTCCCCGTGGAAGTACTTTAACGATGACTTACATGTAAAAGAGTGCTCCGGGGTGATTATGATTGACCGTTGGGATGGGCGCACGGGATTTCCTGGTGGGACAGCCGATGAAAAAGAAACCTTACTAGAAGCCCTTGAGCGGGAGATAAAAGAAGAGATTGGGATTCAGATTCGTCCCAATAAAATCCACGGCATCGCTTCTCATGAATGGAAGATCGGCACCCATTTTTTTGGGATGGAAGTCAATGAGATGGAACTGATGCACATCTTTTATCACATCCTCAATAACTTTGCCCGCTCTACCTTGCTGCACGCCTACCAAGAAGGCGACCGATCGCGGTTTCTCTCCGAAACCACGGGCATTAAATTGGTGCCCATCGTTTCCCATAAAGGCAAGGGCGTAGACCACTTTCTTACTAATGCTTTTGCGGGAAGTGCGGATTTGGATTTTCGGATTTTTTTGGAAGAAATTTTAGAATTTCACATCGCTTAG